From Penicillium psychrofluorescens genome assembly, chromosome: 1, one genomic window encodes:
- a CDS encoding uncharacterized protein (ID:PFLUO_000159-T1.cds;~source:funannotate), whose product MGPSRQVYLLPLKDDGSPDVPGGYIYLPPPTDPHYVLRFIIEGTSSICREGSLWVNIPEKDKAFDRHSFREFRLQPHFSKNIQIDIPVPCAGAFAFYTTFLPLPEFSVDRVHAPEPTQTPVHYIDVSPKLTLRGNDLPLNALSIFSVLSKFMGQYPTDWDKHLHGISQRNYNMVHFTPLMQRGCSNSPYSIFDQLSFDSELFPNGEKDVSSLVSRMESEYGLLTLTDVVWNHTANNSKWLEEHPESGYSLETAPWLESALELDTALLKFGEDLESLGLPTEFKTEDDLVKVMNVLRKKVIDGLRLWEFYTINPKAVAKEILDAWSSVKVDLASSQWKHLDPEQFKAGTLKQQADVTREHGIPTSKQLLGRFSRQVDPEFGAAILTVLFGPYDASASDLPGAETSLLKLLDEVNLPFYKEFDADLEDMMDQLFNRIKYLRIDDHGPKLGAVTKDSPFIESYFTRLPDNETTKKHSPRALALVNNGWIWNADAMRDNAGPDSKAYLRREVIVWGDCVKLRYGNSPKDSPFLWDFMTRYTQLMAKYFSGFRIDNCHSTPLVVAEYLLDEARKVRPDLTVFAELFTGSEEADYVFVKRLGINALIREAMQAWSTAELSRLIHRHGGRPIGSFDMDLPSASSHAVVSAGTGVADEQITHIRPCPVQALFMDCTHDNEVPAQKREARDTLPNAALIAMCASAIGSVMGYDEIYPKLVDLVHEKRQYASKFSGVDQLQTGSGEGIGGVKKLLNELHTMMGVEGYDETHIHHDGEFITVHRVHPKTRKGVFLIAHTAFPGNDSGKILPPTHITGTRAKHIGSWLLEVDADEDTKKVLADDKYLKGLPSRTNDIEATKIEENGNDVTISVLGTLSPGAIALFETWIPEAEHAAGLDNYLASGADEAFSKLSLIDLNFVLYRCEAEERDSSGGQDGVYSIPEHGPLVYAGLQGWWSVLEDIIKYNQLAHPLCNHLRQGQWALDYVVGRIEKVASKEGYVALHQPASWLRERFDAVRGLPSFLLPRYFAIIMQVAYNAAWKRSIHQLSDNVRHGQEFIHQLAMVSVQQTGFVNSASLWPTKHVPSLAAGLPHFAVDWARCWGRDVFISIRGLFLCTGRFDDAKEHILAFASVLKHGMIPNLLSSGKLPRYNSRDSVWFFLQAIQDYTKMASNGIEILQEKVPRRFLPYDDTWFPFDDPRAYSQSPTLLECIQEVFQRHAHGMSFREYNAGPDLDVQMKSEGFQIDIKVDWDTGIIFGGSQNNCGTWQDKMGESEKAGNKGFPGTPRDGAAIEITGLVFSALRWVSELHDSKLYPHKGVELGDGKSVTFTEWANKILDNFERCYYVPVDSQQDSHYDVDPAIINRRGIYKDLYKSGKPFEDYQLRSNFPIAMSVAPSLFNPDRALKALAIAEPAILGPVGMATLDPSDMNYRPNYNNSEDSTDFATSKGRNYHQGPEWVWQRGYFLRAFLYFDLKSRRNTPEERTEAFQQVTRRLDGCKKALRESPWKGLTELTNKNGEHCADSSPTQAWSAGCLLDLYYDASKLA is encoded by the exons ATGGGCCCGTCCCGTCAGGTTTACCTGCTTCCGTTGAAGGATGATGGCTCTCCCGATGTGCCGGGAGGGTACATCTACCTCCCACCCCCGACCGACCCGCACTACGTGCTCCGGTTTATCATTGAGGGCACCAGCTCGATCTGCCGAGAAGGCAGTCTCTGGGTGAACATCCCCGAGAAGGACAAGGCATTCGACCGCCATTCGTTCAGGGAGTTTAG ATTGCAGCCCCATTTCAGCAAGaacatccagatcgacatCCCGGTCCCCTGCGCGGGTGCATTCGCCTTCTATACGACCTTCTTGCCACTGCCAGAGTTCTCGGTCGACCGTGTGCATGCTCCGGAGCCGACTCAGACGCCTGTTCACTACATCGATGTGTCGCCAAAGCTGACTCTGCGCGGAAATGACCTTCCCCTTAATGCGCTTTCTATTTTCTCGGTTCTGTCAAAGTTCATGGGCCAATATCCGACCGACTGGGATAAACATCTCCATGGAATCAGCCAGCGGAACTACAACATGGTCCATTTCACGCCCTTGATGCAGCGGGGATGCTCTAATTCACCATATAGCATATTCGACCAGCTGTCATTCGATTCTGAGCTGTTTCCCaatggagagaaagatgtATCATCGTTGGTCTCACGGATGGAATCCGAATATGGGCTCTTGACGTTGACCGACGTGGTTTGGAACCACACTGCGAATAACAGCAAATGGCTGGAAGAACACCCAGAGTCCGGGTACAGCTTGGAGACAGCGCCGTGGCTGGAATCGGCCCTGGAGCTGGACACGGCACTGCTCAAGTTCGGCGAGGACCTAGAAAGCCTAGGTCTACCGACGGAGTTCAAGACGGAGGATGATCTGGTGAAGGTCATGAATGTATTGCGGAAGAAGGTCATCGATGGGCTTCGTCTGTGGGAGTTCTACACAATCAACCCTAAAGCTGTCGCAAAGGAGATTCTTGATGCTTGGTCCAGTGTCAAAGTCGATCTCGCAAGCTCACAATGGAAGCATCTTGACCCCGAGCAATTCAAGGCTGGTACACTGAAACAGCAAGCCGACGTGACCCGTGAGCATGGAATTCCGACATCGAAGCAGCTCCTGGGGAGATTCTCCCGTCAGGTGGACCCCGAATTCGGCGCAGCCATTCTGACTGTGCTCTTTGGTCCTTATGACGCGTCGGCTTCAGATCTTCCAGGAGCTGAAACATCTCTCCTGAAACTACTGGATGAAGTCAATTTGCCTTTCTACAAGGAGTTCGATGCAGACTTGGAAGATATGATGGATCAACTTTTCAATCGCATCAAGTACCTCCGGATCGACGATCATGGCCCCAAGTTGGGTGCCGTCACCAAAGATTCTCCTTTTATCGAGAGCTACTTCACTCGCCTCCCCGACAATGAAACGACCAAGAAGCACAGTCCCAGAGCTCTTGCTCTGGTAAACAAtggctggatctggaacGCCGACGCGATGCGCGACAACGCTGGGCCCGATTCCAAGGCGTACCTACGCCGGGAGGTTATTGTGTGGGGAGACTGTGTCAAGCTGAGATATGGCAACTCGCCCAAGGACAGTCCATTCCTATGGGACTTCATGACCCGGTATACTCAGTTGATGGCTAAATACTTCTCTGGGTTCCGAATTGACAACTGCCATTCAACGCCTCTGGTGGTCGCAGAATACTTGCTTGACGAAGCACGGAAAGTGAGGCCGGATTTGACTGTCTTCGCGGAGCTCTTCACTGGCTCCGAAGAGGCTGATTATGTGTTCGTCAAACGTCTCGGAATCAACGCACTAATCCGAGAGGCAATGCAGGCCTGGAGCACAGCAGAGCTAAGCCGTCTGATCCATCGACACGGTGGCCGTCCCATAGGAAGCTTCGATATGGATCTGCCGTCTGCTAGCAGCCACGCTGTTGTGTCTGCTGGGACAGGAGTTGCTGATGAGCAAATTACGCACATTCGACCATGTCCTGTGCAGGCACTCTTCATGGACTGCACCCACGACAATGAAGTACCAGCCCAAAAACGCGAGGCAAGGGACACTCTGCCGAACGCTGCTCTCATTGCCATGTGTGCTTCTGCGATTGGCAGTGTGATGGGATATGATGAGATATATCCCAAGCTTGTCGATCTTGTTCATGAGAAACGGCAATATGCGTCCAAATTTTCCGGAGTGGACCAACTCCAAACTGGATCTGGCGAAGGTATCGGAGGAGTCAAGAAGCTGTTGAATGAGCTGCACACCATGATGGGTGTCGAGGGCTATGATGAAACCCATATACATCATGATGGGGAGTTCATTACCGTTCACAGGGTTCATCCAAAGACCAGAAAGGGTGTCTTCCTGATTGCGCATACTGCGTTCCCGGGCAACGATAGCGGTAAAATCTTACCCCCAACTCATATCACTGGAACCCGAGCGAAACACATTGGATCGTGGTTACTGGAGGTCGATGCGGACGAAGACACGAAGAAGGTTCTAGCCGACGACAAGTACCTAAAGGGTCTCCCTAGTCGTACTAACGACATCGAGGCTACCAAGATTGAGGAGAACGGTAATGATGTTACCATTTCCGTGTTAGGCACTCTTTCCCCGGGTGCTATCGCTCTCTTCGAGACCTGGATTCCTGAAGCGGAGCATGCTGCTGGTTTGGACAACTACCTCGCAAGTGGGGCTGATGAGGCATTCTCGAAGCTAAGCTTGATCGACTTGAACTTTGTGCTCTATCGGTGTGAGGCCGAAGAGAGGGATTCTAGCGGCGGTCAGGACGGGGTGTACAGCATTCCAGAACATGGCCCTCTCGTCTACGCTGGACTTCAGGGTTGGTGGAGCGTCCTTGAAGATATAATCAAGTACAACCAGCTCGCTCACCCTCTTTGCAACCATCTGCGACAAGGGCAGTGGGCTTTGGATTACGTGGTGGGGCGCATCGAGAAGGTGGCCTCTAAGGAAGGATATGTTGCTCTGCATCAACCTGCTTCCTGGTTGCGAGAGCGATTCGATGCCGTCCGCGGACTGCCTAGCTTTCTGCTCCCAAGATATTTCGCTATCATTATGCAAGTTGCTTACAACGCTgcgtggaagagaagcaTCCATCAATTGAGCGACAACGTGCGGCACGGCCAAGAATTCATTCATCAGTTGGCAATGGTTAGTGTCCAACAGACGGGTTTTGTGAACTCGGCGTCGTTGTGGCCTACCAAGCACGTTCCAAGTTTGGCAGCAGGGCTGCCCCATTTTGCTGTTGATTGGGCACGGTGCTGGGGTCGAGATGTCTTTATCTCCATCCGtggcctcttcctctgcacTGGGCGGTTCGACGATGCTAAGGAGCATATTCTGGCTTTTGCCAGTGTGCTCAAACATGGCATGATCCCGAATTTGCTGAGCAGCGGCAAGCTGCCGCGATACAACTCTCGGGACTCGGTCTGGTTCTTCTTGCAGGCCATTCAGGACTACACGAAGATGGCATCAAATGGCATTGAGATCTTGCAAGAGAAGGTCCCACGACGATTTTTGCCATATGACGATACATGGTTCCCATTCGATGACCCGCGAGCTTATTCTCAGTCCCCAACGCTTCTGGAATGCATCCAAGAGGTGTTTCAGAGACACGCCCATGGCATGTCCTTCCGTGAATACAATGCAGGCCCAGACCTCGACGTTCAGATGAAGTCTGAAGGTTTCCAGATCGACATCAAGGTAGACTGGGACACCGGTATTATCTTTGGTGGTAGTCAAAACAACTGTGGCACCTGGCAAGACAAGAtgggagagagtgagaaGGCTGGAAACAAGGGTTTCCCCGGAACTCCTCGCGATGGCGCTGCCATTGAGATCACCGGTCTTGTCTTCAGCGCTCTCCGCTGGGTTTCCGAGCTGCACGATTCCAAACTCTATCCCCACAAAGGTGTGGAACTCGGCGATGGCAAATCTGTCACCTTTACTGAGTGGGCCAACAAGATCCTGGATAATTTCGAGCGCTGCTATTATGTCCCTGTCGATTCCCAGCAAGACAGTCACTATGATGTCGACCCTGCGATCATCAATCGCCGCGGCATCTACAAGGATTTGTACAAGTCCGGAAAGCCCTTCGAGGACTACCAGCTCCGCTCGAACTTCCCCATTGCGATGTCTGTAGCACCCTCGCTTTTCAACCCAGACCGCGCACTCAAAGCTCTTGCAATTGCAGAGCCTGCCATTCTCGGCCCTGTCGGCATGGCGACATTAGATCCGTCGGACATGAACTATCGGCCGAACTACAACAACTCCGAGGACTCGACCGACTTCGCTACTTCCAAGGGACGCAACTACCACCAAGGTCCGGAGTGGGTTTGGCAACGCGGTTACTTCCTTCGTGCATTCCTATACTTTGATCTCAAGAGCCGCCGGAATACTCCCGAGGAACGCACCGAGGCGTTCCAGCAGGTCACTCGACGACTTGATGGCTGCAAGAAGGCTTTACGGGAGAGCCCGTGGAAGGGCTTGACGGAGCTGACCAACAAGAATGGAGAGCATTGCGCTGATTCG TCGCCTACTCAGGCCTGGTCTGCAGGCTGCCTGCTTGATTTATACTACGATGCTTCCAAGCTTGCTTAA
- a CDS encoding uncharacterized protein (ID:PFLUO_000160-T1.cds;~source:funannotate) has product MSSKPIILVTGGNQGLGHEALKALARANIYHLVVAARSQSKADEAVKTIASETGSDPLDFTPVVIDLDNDESIFAAAGIVKDKFGHLDVLVNNAGINRSLNENATLRESFRAVFETNVFGVAVMNETFLPLIRASGYPQRRIVTVTSGLGMFGVALTEHSPYNIWKYKVPVYRSSKSAVNMLAAVDTISLQDENIPTVLVEPGYCRTAFGGYQGHKDADLGGKVIARAASEGDNKDLFLKIIDDEGKHAEFGW; this is encoded by the coding sequence ATGTCTTCTAAGCCCATTATCCTCGTCACCGGCGGCAACCAGGGCCTTGGCCACGAAGCGCTCAAAGCGCTGGCCCGAGCGAACATATACCACCTTGTCGTCGCCGCGCGCTCTCAGTCaaaggccgacgaggcggtCAAGACCATCGCATCCGAGACTGGCTCAGACCCTTTAGACTTCACACCCGTCGTTATCGATCTGGACAACGACGAGtccatcttcgccgctgCTGGAATCGTCAAGGATAAGTTCGGCCATCTCGACGTTCTCGTTAACAACGCCGGCATTAACCGCTCACTTAACGAGAATGCCACTCTCCGTGAGAGCTTCCGCGCTGTTTTTGAAACTAATGTTTTTGGTGTTGCGGTCATGAACGAGACTTTTTTGCCGCTCATCCGTGCGTCGGGATATCCTCAGCGCCGCATAGTCACTGTCACTAGCGGCTTGGGTATGTTCGGCGTCGCCCTTACGGAACACTCTCCGTATAACATCTGGAAGTACAAAGTTCCGGTGTACCGCAGCAGCAAATCAGCTGTCAATATGCTCGCAGCCGTCGACACTATCTCGCTCCAGGATGAAAATATCCCGACTGTTCTCGTCGAGCCGGGATACTGCCGTACGGCTTTTGGAGGATACCAAGGCCACAAGGACGCCGACCTCGGTGGTAAGGTTATCGCACGTGCTGCTAGTGAGGGGGATAACAAAGATTTGTTTCTGAAAATTATCGATGATGAGGGTAAGCATGCCGAGTTCGGCTGGTAA
- a CDS encoding uncharacterized protein (ID:PFLUO_000161-T1.cds;~source:funannotate) encodes MSFVGSMTDEDQRTLAVKTVAAVFMPLACVSVILRCYVRGWVVKAFGWDDGSMVLAMAFYVMFASCTIGGTLYGTGRKFEHLTASQRVTAMKYWWLCEIAYCFASIFCKISICLFLMRITIRRLHIWIIYIVMVLTVLAGLVFMFLMLLQCKPLSYFWTRTALDPSIEGYCISINIIITMTYVYSAFAALCDFTVGILPIFILYKLQMRREVKLAVGGILSMACVASAAVVIRLPFVKTFANPEFLCRLPAISF; translated from the exons ATGTCCTTCGTCGGTAGTATGACAGATGAGGACCAAAGGACACTGGCCGTGAAGACGGTTGCGGCCGTCTTCATGCCGTTGGCATGTGTATCGGTTATCTTGCGATGCTATGTCCGTGGTTGGGTGGTCAAGGCGTTTGGATGGGATGATGGGTCGATGGTCCTGGCAATG GCATTCTATGTCATGTTCGCCTCCTGTACGATCGGTGGCACTCTGTACGGCACTGGGCGGAAATTCGAGCACCTCACAGCATCGCAGCGGGTGACTGCGATGAAG TACTGGTGGCTTTGCGAAATCGCCTACTGCttcgcctcgatcttctgcaAGATTTCCATCTGCCTTTTCCTTATGCGAATCACCATCAGAAGACTCCACATCTGGATAATTTACATTGTCATGGTCCTTACCGTCCTTGCAGGATTGGTATTCATGTTTCTGATGCTTCTACAATGCAAGCCTCTCTCGTACTTCTGGACGCGGACTGCTCTGGATCCCAGTATTGAGGGCTATTGCATTagcatcaacatcatcatcaccatgaCATACGTGTACAGTGCATTTGCAGCCCTATGTGATTTTACTGTGGGTATTTTGCCCATTTTCATCTTGTACAAGCTACAAATGAGACGAGAGGTGAAACTGGCTGTGGGAGGAATTCTGAGCATGGCTTGCGT TGCGTCAGCAGCCGTGGTTATCAGGCTCCCATTCGTGAAAACATTTGCCAATCCCGAGTTCCTCTGTCGGTTACCCGCTATCTCTTTCTGA
- a CDS encoding uncharacterized protein (ID:PFLUO_000162-T1.cds;~source:funannotate): MKFKVSDLNWSDPANLLDVWKKQGIEAIESMYHPDQPFYPNPPEWLPTCQWDESYKAIPVFYLTNQLKSAEDHIIKAELVAKDGANHEFEWRKEVCYVPWRGDHDATLEDIWSIFWKFWDHEALNVICPCFFCIDRQSAVDQTVLLICPDWYLYETDEAESRAMELLANIVGSRMRGFRYTRVRGRDAHVDKMNLDSYHLDIEDAGGHFGVKRFRRPDFPAPGILPGDEAELKKADGEISGEIS, encoded by the coding sequence ATGAAGTTCAAAGTTTCGGACCTCAACTGGTCTGATCCAGCAAATCTGTTGGATGTGTGGAAGAAGCAAGGTATTGAAGCTATTGAGAGCATGTACCACCCGGACCAGCCATTCTATCCCAATCCTCCAGAGTGGCTGCCAACATGTCAATGGGATGAATCATACAAGGCAATACCGGTCTTCTATCTTACCAACCAGCTCAAATCAGCTGAAGATCACATCATAAAAGCCGAGCTTGTGGCGAAAGATGGAGCGAACCACGAGTTTGAATGGAGGAAAGAGGTGTGCTATGTTCCGTGGAGAGGCGACCATGATGCCACATTGGAAGACATTTGGAGTATATTTTGGAAATTTTGGGACCATGAAGCGCTCAATGTGATATGTCCTTGCTTTTTCTGCATCGATCGGCAATCTGCTGTGGATCAAACGGTATTATTGATCTGTCCGGATTGGTATTTATATGAGACGGACGAAGCAGAATCGCGTGCTATGGAGCTCCTGGCGAATATCGTCGGCTCCAGAATGCGAGGGTTTCGATACACTCGAGTTCGTGGCCGGGATGCCCATGTTGACAAGATGAACCTTGATAGCTACCACTTAGATATCGAGGACGCTGGGGGTCATTTCGGGGTAAAAAGGTTTCGTCGACCTGATTTTCCCGCACCCGGTATTCTTCCGGGTGATGAGGCTGAACTAAAGAAGGCGGACGGGGAAATAAGTGGAGAAATAAGCTAG
- a CDS encoding uncharacterized protein (ID:PFLUO_000163-T1.cds;~source:funannotate), translating into MGSLGPYQRKHKVAVVGSGNWGTAIAKIVAENTAANSDVFQEKVEMWVFEEDVEIPKTSQHYDPAQTSPQKLTEVINRIHENVKYLPGIPLPANLHASPSLEETVKDSTILVFNLPHQFIIKTCEQLKGKILPYARGISCIKGVDVSEEGINLFSETIGKTLGIYCGALSGANIANEVAQEKWSETSVAYDAPTLDSKAPTPQRSPNASQTDLVQFEHKDTSGQFSRVKLQALPSEYPPVDHAVLKTLFHRHYFHVRVVNDVAGVSISGALKNIVALAAGWVDGMGWGDNAKAAVMRVGLMEMVRFGEKFFGATIDTRTFTEESAGVADLITSCSGGRNFRCAKLSVERNQPIGEVEKSELNGQKLQGTLTSAEVNKFLKKQGIEDQFPLFTAVNRILEGKMSVADIPSHIER; encoded by the exons ATGGGATCTCTCGGCCCGTATCAACGAAAGCACAaggtggcggtggtgggctCCGGCAACTG GGGAACCGCGATCGCCAAGATCGTCGCCGAAAACACGGCGGCCAACTCTGACGTTTTCCAGGAGAAGGTGGAAATGTGGGTGTTTGAGGAGGACGTCGAGATCCCCAAGACATCTCAGCACTACGACCCTGCTCAAACCTCCCCCCAGAAGTTGACCGAAGTGATTAACCGAATCCATGAGAACGTCAAATATCTTCCAGGAATCCCGTTGCCGGCCAACCTGCACGCCAGCCCGTCGCTGGAGGAGACCGTCAAAGACAGCACTATTCTGGTCTTCAACCTGCCGCACCAGTTTATCATCAAGACCTGTGAGCAGCTGAAGGGCAAGATCCTGCCGTATGCCCGTGGCATCTCGTGCATCAAGGGTGTAGATGTCAGCGAGGAAGGTATCAACCTCTTCTCGGAGACGATCGGCAAGACCCTTGGGATCTATTGTGGTGCGCTGTCCGGCGCGAACATTGCGAACGAGGTGGCCCAGGAGAAATGGTCCGAGACGAGTGTGGCCTACGACGCGCCGACCTTGGACTCCAAGGCGCCCACGCCTCAACGATCTCCGAATGCCTCCCAGACCGACTTAGTGCAATTTGAACACAAGGACACCTCGGGCCAGTTCTCGCGGGTGAAACTGCAGGCGCTGCCGTCGGAGTACCCGCCCGTCGACCATGCAGTGCTGAAGACGCTCTTCCACCGCCACTACTTCCATGTGCGGGTTGTCAATGATGTTGCTGGTGTATCCATTAGCGGCGCCCTGAAGAACATCGTCGCTCTGGCTGCGGGCTGGGTGGATGGCATGGGCTGGGGTGACAACGCCAAGGCCGCCGTCATGCGGGTTGGactgatggagatggtgcgcTTTGGCGAGAAGTTCTTCGGCGCCACGATAGACACCCGCACCTTCACCGAAGAGAGCGCCGGTGTCGCCGATCTGAtcaccagctgcagcggtGGGCGGAATTTCCGCTGTGCCAAGCTCAGCGTCGAGCGCAACCAACCCATCGGGGAGGTTGAAAAGTCTGAACTCAACGGCCAGAAGCTCCAGGGTACTTTGACTTCCGCAGAGGTCAACAAGTTCCTGAAGAAGCAGGGTATTGAGGACCAGTTCCCTCTGTTCACTGCTGTTAACC GAATCCTGGAAGGCAAAATGTCGGTCGCAGACATCCCTTCGCACATTGAGCGGTAA
- a CDS encoding uncharacterized protein (ID:PFLUO_000164-T1.cds;~source:funannotate) — MKKTVPGRGAMPSRSGPFNDDFRTSKKDKRQIKHAALMSKIEKTQKPKRRRPSKKLAANLESLADALPEAEEAGDASSQVNVIKQKTLRHKPGAMKQREKLEKVERDRFAKNMAQMSSLTPPTNNNAEPNSDASATTSRWSALRNFISSTMEQQPVFKGNK, encoded by the coding sequence atgaagaaaACGGTCCCGGGCCGAGGTGCCATGCCCTCTAGATCGGGCCCGTTCAACGACGACTTCCGCACGAGCAAGAAAGACAAGCGCCAGATCAAGCATGCGGCGTTGATGTCCAAGATCGAAAAGACCCAGAAGCCGAAACGCCGTCGCCCGTCGAAAAAGCTTGCAGCGAACCTAGAATCGCTGGCCGATGCGCTGCCAGAAGCCGAGGAAGCCGGCGATGCATCCAGTCAAGTGAATGTGATCAAACAGAAGACCTTGAGGCACAAGCCGGGGGCCATGAAGCAGAGGGAGAAGCTCGAAAAGGTCGAACGGGATCGATTTGCAAAGAACATGGCCCAGATGTCTAGCCTCACACCACCTACCAACAACAACGCTGAGCCCAACTCGGATGCGAGTGCGACGACCAGCCGATGGTCCGCCTTGCGGAACTTCATCTCGTCTACAatggagcagcagccggTATTCAAAGGAAACAAATGA
- a CDS encoding uncharacterized protein (ID:PFLUO_000165-T1.cds;~source:funannotate), whose protein sequence is MSNLVAVRPVAAVCHEGDFDATACSVVQAQWANSTWRASEPGAVQWENWEAWPERNQSCYDTTPQKEECGQGRISLYSAIVQTAEQIQLAVQFASRHNLRLAIKNSGHDFLGRSTAPESLQILTFNMKDLQMVDNFVPDGAPKNKGEGQAVTMAAGVNLPELYAFVAQHNRSVIGGAAHTVGAAGGYIQGGGHSPFGTWKGMASDNALEFKVVTASGALVTANDFQNSDLFWALRGGGGGTFGVVTSVTVRTFPEVPVVVSNLNISTAMGDPNFWEAFSQYHAALPALNGAGGSGYYFTVPNFPVTANTSLSAMTTLLLFPEHSNASEIDQLYAPLRSKLEQIPRVMTQYESAVFPSIYSTISNLLLGGSQSDSTGGISMLGSRLYSRELLESADGPDRLTDAWRSIKMGPYDQITSHVVAGGAVASNDKIDSALNPAWRKTITHMLFSRSWSVNATLAHQTAVVQNMTDVEIPILRSVEGEHNMGAYLNEANAYEPEFQASFWGDHYPRLYILKQKWDPAGLFIARKGVGSEDWDDAGLCRTGGKGRH, encoded by the exons ATGA GCAACTTAGTTGCCGTGCGACCGGTGGCAGCAGTCTGCCACGAGGGCGACTTCGATGCGACGGCCTGCAGTGTCGTCCAGGCGCAATGGGCCAATTCCACCTGGCGGGCCAGCGAGCCTGGTGCGGTGCAATGGGAAAATTGGGAAGCCTGGCCGGAGCGCAACCAGAGCTGCTATGACACGACACCGCAGAAGGAAGAGTGCGGCCAGGGTCGCATCTCGCTGTACTCGGCAATAGTCCAGACAGCCGAGCAGATCCAGCTGGCTGTGCAATTCGCTAGCAGACATAACCTCCGTCTCGCCATCAAGAACTCTGGTCATGATTTCTTGGGCCGTTCGACTGCCCCGGAGTCATTGCAGATCCTAACCTTCAACATGAAAGATCTCCAGATGGTCGACAACTTTGTGCCAGATGGCGCACCGAAGAATAAAGGTGAAGGTCAGGCCGTCACTATGGCTGCTGGTGTGAACCTGCCCGAGCTCTATGCTTTCGTGGCGCAGCATAACCGGTCGGTGATTGGAGGCGCCGCGCACACtgttggcgctgctggtgggTATATTCAAGGGGGAGGACACTCGCCCTTTGGCACTTGGAAGGGGATGGCCTCAGATAATGCGCTTGAATTCAAAGTGGTGACGGCCAGC GGCGCCCTCGTCACCGCCAATGACTTCCAGAACTCTGACCTCTTCTGGGCTCTGCgcggtggaggcggtggaaCATTTGGCGTCGTGACCAGCGTCACTGTTCGCACGTTCCCGGAGGTGCCCGTGGTGGTGAGCAATCTCAACATCTCAACGGCCATGGGCGATCCCAACTTCTGGGAGGCATTCAGCCAGTACCATGCCGCGCTTCCAGCCCTCAATGGTGCCGGGGGCTCAGGATATTACTTCACCGTGCCAAATTTCCCCGTGACCGCAAATACGAGTCTCTCCGCTATGACgaccctgctgctgttccCCGAGCACAGTAACGCGAGTGAGATCGACCAGCTCTATGCTCCATTGCGCTCGAAGCTAGAACAAATCCCCCGGGTCATGACGCAATATGAGTCCGCAGTCTTTCCGAGTATCTACTCTACCATCTCCAATCTGCTCCTAGGCGGATCTCAATCGGACAGCACAGGCGGGATATCCATGCTTGGGTCGCGACTGTATTCAAGAGAACTTCTTGAATCGGCAGACGGTCCTGATCGACTCACTGACGCCTGGCGCAGCATCAAAATGGGTCCTTATGATCAGATTACTAGCCACGTGGTGGCCGGTGGCGCTGTTGCTTCGAACGACAAGATCGACAGTGCTCTCAATCCCGCCTGGCGAAAGACCATCACCCACATGCTTTTCTCCCGCAGTTGGTCGGTCAATGCCACGCTGGCACATCAAACAGCAGTCGTCCAGAACATGACCGACGTGGAAATTCCGATTTTGCGGTCCGTCGAGGGTGAGCACAACATGGGTGCGTATCTGAACGAGGCGAATGCCTATGAGCCAGAGTTCCAGGCTTCGTTCTGGGGCGACCATTATCCCCGCTTGTACATCCTGAAGCAGAAGTGGGACCCGGCTGGGTTGTTCATCGCACGCAAAGGAGTCGGCAGTGAGGACTGGGATGATGCGGGTCTGTGTCGGACAGGAGGAAAGGGGAGACACTAG